From Pseudoleptotrichia goodfellowii, a single genomic window includes:
- the efeO gene encoding iron uptake system protein EfeO, whose product MKNMKKIALLALIATLVIVGCDKKEDKESNKDTTTQTTAQDNATVDLSAETSEYKKFVEEQIGMLLKDTENFAQLLKDGKLEEAKKVYPLIRMAYERSEPIAESFGESDVNIDFRLVDFKEEHNTEEGWRGFHRIERILWEQNTTKGTEKYAEQLVNDIKELKAKIATVEVTPDIMLTGAVDLLNEVATSKITGEEEVYSHTDLYDFRANIEGAQKIFELFRAKLEKKDSKLVATLDTEFKAINGLLDKYMTDDKNYKLYTDLTKEDTKALAEAVTKLGEPLSQMGIILDIKEGK is encoded by the coding sequence ATGAAAAACATGAAAAAAATTGCACTTTTGGCTTTAATAGCAACATTAGTAATAGTGGGGTGCGATAAAAAAGAAGATAAAGAAAGTAATAAAGATACAACAACACAAACAACTGCTCAGGATAATGCAACAGTAGATTTAAGTGCCGAAACATCAGAATACAAAAAATTTGTTGAAGAACAGATTGGCATGCTTTTAAAAGATACGGAAAATTTCGCACAATTATTGAAAGACGGAAAATTGGAAGAAGCTAAAAAAGTTTATCCGTTAATTCGTATGGCTTATGAGAGATCAGAACCTATCGCCGAAAGTTTCGGAGAATCCGATGTTAATATAGATTTCCGTCTTGTGGATTTTAAAGAAGAACACAATACAGAAGAAGGATGGAGAGGATTCCACAGAATCGAAAGAATATTATGGGAACAAAATACTACAAAAGGTACTGAAAAATATGCTGAACAGCTTGTAAATGACATAAAAGAATTAAAAGCAAAAATAGCCACTGTAGAAGTAACTCCGGATATCATGCTTACAGGAGCCGTAGATTTGTTAAATGAAGTTGCCACTTCTAAAATTACAGGGGAAGAAGAAGTTTATTCGCATACTGATTTATATGACTTCAGAGCAAATATTGAAGGAGCTCAGAAAATATTCGAGCTTTTCAGAGCTAAATTGGAGAAAAAAGATAGTAAACTTGTAGCAACTTTGGATACTGAATTTAAAGCTATAAACGGATTACTTGACAAATATATGACAGATGACAAAAACTATAAATTATATACGGATTTGACAAAAGAAGATACAAAAGCACTTGCAGAAGCAGTTACAAAGTTAGGAGAACCTTTATCTCAAATGGGAATAATATTGGATATTAAAGAAGGTAAGTAG